A stretch of the Sorangium aterium genome encodes the following:
- a CDS encoding sensor histidine kinase — MLDSPRYRVLEVLHQGADTILYRARREEDGRPVVLKALRRDHASPRALGRLQHELEVARALDSPVVIKAYGIEPFRDQVTLVLEDFGGRSLDRLLDGDGPTRAMGMPIERFFPLAVRLTGALAELHRHRVIHKDIKPQNLLCNPDTGEVKITDLGIASLSPREAQELAHDGLIEGTLAYMAPEQTGRMNRRIDERTDLYSLGVTFYEMLTGALPFQASDPVGWVHCHIAQAPQPPHALVPSIPPQLSAVVLKLLSKAAEERYQSALGLRHDLDTCFARWQSTGAIEPFALGGRDLSDRFQVPQRLYGREREVEALLAAFERVVANGRPELVLVSGYSGIGKSSLVAELHRPVVRERGSFLSGKFEQFKRDVPYHALLQSFRALSRELLCASEEQLERWRQRLREALGQDASLLADVLPELTVLLGPQPPVPELPPAEAQSRLLAALRRFVAACARKEHPVALFLDDLQWADAASLLLLEQLATCTGSEHLLLIGAYRDNEVGPAHPLRLALAEAQKRGAAVSELVLAPLSAAHVGALVAEAVHAGAEQVEPLSQLVHEKTGGNPFFALQFLIALHEERLIAFDADEGAWRWDTAAIRDKGFTDNVVELMAGKLKRLSAPAHDALKLAACLGSSLDLEPLAVVAGRPAAELRHALEEAVREGLLLRRGSGYRFLHDRVQQAAYSLIPAEQLAEVHLRIGQLLLKARRADEPDETLFEVVGHLNRGAALLRSQAERDELAALNLRAGRKAKAAAAFQSAAALFAAGLSLLAQASWDAQHELTYDLTLERAHAAYITGSFDEAERLLEALMERARTRTETAAAVELIVTLQLIRGQSARAVEIGLSWLRTCDLALPRLPTDTQLEEETKGVWQALGDRAIEDLIHLPSMTDREVKLTMGVLEGAGIAASFMTPNLYFLIFLRMVQLSLRHGNAEGSAVAYTSFARMFGPRFGRYQEAYRFGKLGHDLAQRSGLLTTKSMVFATFGHHVVFWTRHYRETYPYGRAGFSAAVESGALSMACFNCMWDALFHLLSGEALDDVLHEVDERLGFVLSAGFAFAHGALLSAHAMIQALRGRPVRFAMFDGSELDPPAFEARLKEGELETTREFYYSLKAQALFVLGAPGEALEAATRVVTEQPFWNQPHALMAESFYYLALSLAALSSAPHAERDSPPRELPDQLLDCERQLGAWAASGPDNFLHKHALVRAEIARLRGQDMEAIGLYEQAISSAREGGFVQHEAIACELAARLYRDRGLSTPADAYLQKARAAYFRWGAHAKVDQLDQRYPFLVERKPIAPTVTFAVRAEQFDVLSVVKASQSISGELKLPRLLEMLLRTMVEHAGAEQGCVLLVRGERLWSAAIEAPGGAVRMRHAGEAPSAALPQSILNYVRRSHERVLLDDASARHPFSEDEYFTRKRPRSVLCLPIVRQARLLGLLYLENNLVTGAFTPGRLTVLELLASQSAISLENAMLYTDIEQENAERRRAERELRESQATLQAIVDNSAAAIFLKDREGRYLLVNRQASNVAGLPGHRLLGKTDAELLPAALAEIIGDHDRRVLETGEPLEFEEEVTMEDGPHTFLSLKFPLGEEVMPGVLCGISTDITERKRAELAERFLADASRKLMALGYGATLESVAQLAVPELADRCVIHVEHPSCTAGHTVTAVTAGVPAELAGAVTDALRPLAATSPDRPEVGDVRAAPRLEQLGVHSFLRVPLLARDRRFGVMTLLATAPRRRFGPADLWLAEELGLRAALALDNTRLFAEAQAAIERRNEFLLVASHELKTPLTSLTMQAHLLARLLPRYRRAEVAPERIDAAIQLLNRQIARLAHLVNELLDVTRLNASRLSLARAPVDLAALTREAVERMRQQLADARCRTQLDLDEPVVGDWDASRMEQVLINLLSNAIKYGAGAPIHVVVRGLEGRALLVVRDHGMGIAEADQARIFERFERAVSVRNFGGLGLGLYIVRWIVTSHGGTIRVESTPGAGATFIVELPLHAAETETDGQGALLPDA, encoded by the coding sequence ATGCTCGATAGTCCACGCTACCGCGTGCTGGAGGTGCTGCACCAAGGTGCGGATACCATCCTCTACCGCGCGCGGCGCGAGGAGGACGGACGGCCGGTGGTGCTCAAGGCCCTGCGGCGCGACCACGCCAGCCCCCGCGCCCTCGGCAGGCTCCAGCACGAGCTCGAGGTCGCCAGAGCGCTCGATTCGCCCGTCGTCATCAAGGCCTATGGGATCGAGCCATTCCGCGACCAGGTGACCCTGGTCCTCGAGGACTTCGGCGGCCGCTCGCTCGATCGGCTGCTCGATGGCGATGGGCCGACGCGCGCGATGGGGATGCCGATCGAGCGCTTCTTCCCCCTCGCCGTCCGCCTCACCGGCGCGCTCGCCGAGCTGCATCGGCACCGCGTCATCCACAAGGACATCAAGCCCCAGAACCTGCTCTGCAACCCCGACACCGGCGAGGTGAAGATCACCGATCTCGGCATCGCCTCCCTCTCCCCCCGCGAAGCCCAGGAGCTCGCCCACGACGGGCTCATCGAGGGCACGCTCGCGTACATGGCGCCTGAGCAGACCGGCCGCATGAACCGCCGGATCGACGAGCGGACCGACCTGTACTCCCTCGGCGTCACCTTCTACGAGATGCTGACTGGCGCCCTGCCCTTCCAGGCCAGCGACCCCGTCGGGTGGGTGCACTGCCACATCGCCCAGGCGCCGCAGCCGCCGCACGCGCTCGTCCCCTCGATTCCACCGCAGCTCTCCGCCGTCGTGCTCAAGCTGCTCTCCAAGGCCGCCGAGGAGCGTTACCAGAGCGCCCTCGGCCTGCGCCACGACCTCGACACGTGCTTCGCAAGGTGGCAGTCGACCGGCGCCATCGAGCCCTTCGCGCTCGGCGGGCGCGATCTCTCCGACCGGTTCCAGGTCCCGCAGCGGCTCTACGGCCGCGAGCGCGAGGTGGAGGCGCTGCTCGCCGCGTTCGAGCGCGTGGTCGCGAACGGCCGGCCCGAGCTCGTGCTCGTGTCGGGCTACTCGGGCATCGGCAAGTCCTCGCTCGTCGCCGAGCTGCACAGGCCCGTCGTGCGCGAGCGCGGCTCCTTCCTCTCCGGCAAGTTCGAGCAATTCAAGCGCGACGTCCCTTACCACGCCCTTCTCCAGTCGTTCCGGGCGCTCTCGCGGGAGCTCCTGTGCGCGAGCGAGGAGCAGCTCGAGCGCTGGCGACAGCGCCTCCGCGAGGCCCTCGGCCAGGACGCCAGTCTGCTCGCCGACGTGCTCCCCGAGCTCACGGTCCTCCTCGGCCCGCAGCCGCCCGTGCCCGAGCTCCCCCCCGCCGAGGCCCAGAGCCGGCTGCTCGCCGCGCTCCGGCGCTTCGTCGCCGCCTGCGCCCGGAAGGAGCACCCCGTCGCCCTCTTCCTCGACGACCTGCAATGGGCCGACGCGGCCAGCCTCCTCCTGCTCGAGCAGCTCGCCACCTGTACCGGCTCCGAGCACCTGCTGCTGATCGGCGCCTACCGCGACAACGAGGTCGGCCCGGCACACCCGCTCCGGCTCGCGCTCGCCGAGGCGCAGAAGCGCGGCGCCGCCGTCTCCGAGCTCGTCCTCGCGCCGCTCTCCGCCGCCCACGTCGGCGCGCTCGTCGCCGAGGCCGTCCACGCCGGCGCCGAGCAGGTCGAGCCGCTCTCGCAGCTCGTCCACGAGAAGACCGGCGGCAACCCCTTCTTCGCGCTCCAGTTCCTCATCGCCTTGCACGAAGAGCGGCTCATCGCCTTCGACGCCGACGAGGGCGCGTGGCGGTGGGACACCGCCGCCATCCGCGACAAGGGCTTCACCGACAACGTCGTCGAGCTGATGGCGGGCAAGCTCAAGCGCCTCTCGGCCCCCGCGCACGACGCGCTCAAGCTGGCCGCGTGCCTCGGCAGCAGCCTCGACCTCGAACCCCTGGCGGTGGTCGCGGGCCGTCCAGCGGCGGAGCTCCGCCACGCGCTCGAGGAGGCCGTGCGGGAGGGGCTCCTGCTCCGCCGGGGCTCTGGCTATCGCTTCCTCCATGACCGGGTGCAGCAGGCCGCTTATTCGCTCATCCCGGCAGAGCAGCTGGCCGAGGTGCACCTCCGGATCGGCCAGCTGCTCTTGAAGGCACGGCGCGCCGACGAGCCCGACGAAACGCTCTTCGAGGTCGTCGGCCACCTCAACCGCGGCGCCGCGCTCCTCCGTTCCCAGGCCGAGCGCGACGAGCTCGCCGCGCTGAACCTCCGCGCCGGAAGGAAGGCCAAGGCCGCCGCGGCCTTCCAGTCCGCCGCGGCGCTCTTCGCCGCGGGCCTCTCCCTGCTCGCGCAGGCCTCCTGGGACGCGCAGCACGAGCTGACCTACGACCTGACGCTCGAGCGCGCGCACGCCGCGTACATCACAGGCAGCTTCGACGAGGCCGAGCGGCTCCTCGAAGCGCTCATGGAGCGCGCGAGGACCAGGACCGAGACGGCCGCCGCCGTCGAGCTCATCGTCACGCTCCAGTTGATCCGCGGGCAATCGGCCCGCGCCGTGGAGATCGGCCTCTCGTGGCTCCGCACCTGCGACCTCGCTCTTCCACGCCTCCCCACGGACACACAGCTCGAAGAGGAGACGAAGGGCGTCTGGCAGGCCCTGGGTGACCGGGCGATCGAGGACCTGATCCACCTGCCCTCCATGACCGACCGGGAGGTCAAGCTGACGATGGGTGTGCTGGAGGGCGCGGGCATCGCGGCGTCCTTCATGACCCCGAACCTCTACTTTCTCATCTTCCTGCGCATGGTCCAGCTCAGCCTGCGCCACGGCAACGCCGAGGGCTCCGCTGTCGCGTACACGTCGTTCGCGAGGATGTTCGGCCCGAGGTTCGGGCGATACCAGGAGGCCTATCGGTTCGGCAAGCTCGGCCACGACCTGGCTCAGAGGAGCGGCCTCCTCACCACGAAATCGATGGTGTTCGCCACCTTCGGACACCATGTCGTCTTCTGGACTCGCCACTACAGAGAGACGTATCCGTACGGGCGCGCCGGCTTCAGCGCCGCGGTCGAGTCCGGCGCGCTGAGCATGGCGTGCTTCAACTGCATGTGGGACGCGCTGTTCCACCTGCTCTCCGGCGAGGCGCTCGACGACGTGCTCCACGAGGTCGACGAGCGCCTCGGCTTCGTGCTCAGCGCGGGTTTCGCGTTCGCGCACGGCGCCCTCCTCAGCGCCCACGCCATGATCCAGGCGCTGCGCGGGAGGCCGGTCCGCTTCGCGATGTTCGACGGCTCCGAGCTGGATCCTCCGGCCTTCGAGGCGCGGCTGAAGGAGGGAGAGCTGGAGACCACGCGCGAATTTTATTACAGCTTGAAGGCGCAGGCGCTCTTCGTGCTCGGCGCTCCCGGGGAGGCGCTCGAGGCGGCGACCCGCGTCGTCACCGAGCAACCCTTCTGGAACCAGCCGCACGCGCTCATGGCCGAGAGCTTCTATTATCTCGCGCTCTCGCTCGCGGCCCTCTCCAGCGCGCCGCACGCGGAGCGCGACTCCCCGCCGCGGGAGCTCCCGGACCAGCTGCTCGACTGCGAGCGGCAGCTCGGCGCGTGGGCCGCGAGCGGCCCCGACAACTTCCTCCACAAACACGCCCTGGTCCGCGCCGAGATCGCGCGGCTCCGCGGGCAGGACATGGAGGCCATCGGCCTCTACGAACAGGCCATCTCCTCGGCGCGCGAGGGCGGCTTCGTCCAGCACGAGGCCATCGCCTGCGAGCTCGCCGCCCGTCTCTACCGCGACCGCGGCCTGTCCACGCCCGCAGACGCTTACCTCCAGAAGGCCCGCGCCGCCTACTTCCGCTGGGGCGCCCACGCCAAGGTCGATCAGCTCGACCAGCGTTATCCCTTCCTCGTCGAGCGAAAGCCGATCGCCCCCACCGTCACCTTCGCCGTCCGCGCCGAGCAGTTCGACGTCCTGTCCGTCGTCAAGGCCTCTCAGAGCATCTCGGGAGAGCTCAAGCTCCCGCGCCTGCTCGAGATGCTCCTGCGCACCATGGTCGAGCACGCGGGCGCCGAGCAGGGGTGCGTCCTCCTGGTCCGGGGCGAACGCCTGTGGAGCGCGGCGATCGAGGCGCCGGGGGGTGCGGTGCGGATGCGCCACGCGGGCGAGGCCCCTTCGGCCGCGCTGCCGCAATCCATCCTCAACTACGTCCGCCGGAGCCACGAGCGCGTCCTGCTCGACGACGCCTCCGCCAGGCACCCGTTCTCGGAGGACGAGTATTTCACGCGCAAGAGGCCGAGATCGGTGCTGTGCCTCCCGATCGTGCGGCAGGCGCGGCTGCTCGGCCTGCTCTACCTGGAGAACAACCTCGTCACCGGCGCGTTCACCCCGGGGCGGCTCACCGTGCTCGAGCTGCTCGCCTCGCAGTCGGCCATCTCGCTCGAGAACGCCATGCTCTATACCGATATCGAGCAGGAGAACGCCGAGCGGCGCCGGGCGGAGCGAGAGCTCCGTGAGAGCCAGGCCACTCTGCAGGCCATCGTCGACAACTCCGCCGCCGCCATCTTCCTCAAGGATCGCGAGGGCCGGTATCTGCTCGTCAACCGCCAGGCGAGCAACGTCGCCGGCCTGCCGGGCCATCGGCTCCTCGGAAAGACCGACGCCGAGCTCTTGCCCGCTGCGCTCGCCGAGATCATCGGCGATCACGACCGGCGGGTGCTCGAGACAGGCGAGCCGCTCGAGTTCGAGGAAGAGGTGACGATGGAGGACGGGCCGCACACCTTCCTGTCGCTCAAGTTCCCTCTCGGGGAGGAGGTCATGCCCGGCGTGCTCTGCGGCATCTCCACCGACATCACCGAGCGCAAGCGGGCCGAGCTCGCAGAGCGTTTCCTGGCCGACGCGAGCCGAAAGCTCATGGCCCTCGGCTACGGCGCCACCCTCGAGAGCGTCGCGCAGCTCGCCGTGCCCGAGCTGGCCGACCGGTGCGTCATCCACGTGGAGCACCCCAGCTGCACCGCGGGACACACGGTGACCGCAGTCACGGCGGGCGTGCCGGCCGAGCTCGCAGGCGCGGTGACGGACGCGCTGCGGCCCCTGGCAGCGACCTCGCCGGACCGCCCCGAGGTGGGCGACGTCCGCGCCGCGCCCCGCCTGGAGCAGCTCGGCGTTCACTCCTTCCTTCGCGTCCCGCTCCTCGCCCGCGACCGGCGCTTCGGGGTCATGACCCTGCTGGCGACCGCGCCCCGGCGCCGGTTCGGCCCTGCCGACCTGTGGCTGGCCGAGGAGCTCGGGCTCCGTGCGGCGCTCGCGCTCGACAACACCCGCCTGTTCGCCGAGGCCCAGGCGGCGATCGAGCGCCGGAACGAGTTCCTCCTCGTCGCATCCCACGAGCTCAAGACACCGCTCACCTCGCTCACGATGCAAGCGCACCTCCTCGCCCGGCTGCTGCCCCGCTACCGGCGCGCCGAGGTCGCTCCGGAGCGCATCGACGCCGCGATCCAGCTCCTCAACCGCCAGATCGCGCGCCTCGCCCACCTGGTCAACGAGCTGCTCGACGTCACCCGCCTGAACGCCAGCCGGCTCTCCCTCGCGCGCGCGCCCGTCGATCTGGCGGCCCTGACGCGCGAGGCCGTCGAGCGAATGAGGCAGCAGCTCGCGGACGCCCGCTGCCGCACCCAGCTCGATCTGGACGAGCCGGTGGTCGGGGACTGGGATGCTTCTCGCATGGAGCAGGTCCTCATCAACCTCCTGTCCAACGCGATCAAGTACGGCGCGGGGGCCCCCATTCACGTCGTCGTGCGCGGCCTGGAAGGCCGCGCGCTGCTCGTCGTCCGCGATCACGGCATGGGCATCGCGGAGGCCGACCAGGCCAGGATCTTCGAGCGCTTCGAGCGCGCCGTCTCCGTCCGCAACTTCGGAGGTCTCGGCCTCGGCCTCTACATCGTTCGGTGGATCGTCACCTCCCACGGCGGCACCATCCGCGTCGAGAGCACGCCAGGCGCGGGCGCCACCTTCATCGTCGAGCTGCCTTTGCATGCGGCGGAGACAGAGACGGACGGCCAGGGCGCCCTGCTCCCGGACGCGTAG